The following proteins are co-located in the Apium graveolens cultivar Ventura chromosome 5, ASM990537v1, whole genome shotgun sequence genome:
- the LOC141659987 gene encoding uncharacterized protein LOC141659987 → MAQSKYIHLPPNSIGSFKDLSQAFIKKFISGRVHEKSSASFIGIIQGAKETLRDYLNRFTKEDLKVPDLDDKEAMIALQQGTRERFFKMSLTKRPPESMLQLLDRAGKYIKVEERMKKTVVSNEPVGNRKRKTDQEYDAKDKYPRTRNGSNSSFKRNQQPRFTEYARLNAPRSQILMEIEKEKEFKWLKPLRGDPENRDKSRYCRYHKDVGHDTNDCRRLKDEIEYLIRRGKFRRFTKNEEAGG, encoded by the coding sequence atggctcaaagtAAGTACATCCatctgcccccaaactctattggatcttTCAAAGACTTGAGCCAAGCTTTCATCAAGAAATTTATCAGTGGCAGAGTACATGAGAAGAGTTCGGCTTCTTTTATAGGCATAATCCAAGGAGCAAAAGAGACCCTTAGAGATTATTTGAACCGATTCACGAAGGAGGATTTAAAGGTCCCTGATCTTGACGACAAGGAAGCTATGATAGCCCTACAACAAGGGACTAGAGAAAGATTCTTTAAGATGTCCCTGACCAAACGCCCTCCCGAAAGTATGTTGCAGCTTCTGGATAGGGCTGgaaagtacatcaaggtggaggAAAGAATGAAAAAGACGGTGGTGAGTAATGAGCCCGTGGGAAACAGGAAGCGAAAGACGGATCAGGAGTACGATGCCAAGGATAAGTATCCTCGAACTAGAAATGGCTCTAACTCCTCTTTTAAAAGGAATCAGCAACCAAGGTTTACTGAATATGCAAGGttgaatgctccaaggagccaaatccttatggaaattgagaaagaaaAAGAGTTCAAATGGTTGAAGCCTTTAAGGGGAGACCCTGAGAATAGAGACAAGAGTCGATACTGTAGATaccacaaagatgttggtcacgaTACTAATGATTGTAGGCGactcaaggatgagattgagtatttgATCCGAAGAGGAAAGTTCAGACGTTTCACCAAGAATGAAGAGGCTGGAGGCTGA